Proteins co-encoded in one Apteryx mantelli isolate bAptMan1 chromosome 4, bAptMan1.hap1, whole genome shotgun sequence genomic window:
- the LOC136991864 gene encoding olfactory receptor 5J3-like, with the protein MADENCTRVTHFTLAGLTEHPRLKPVLFALFLGTYTLTLVGNLGIIVLVRVSPQLHTPMYFFLSNLSFLDICYSCTISPKMLLDLSEKHKAISFAGCLMQFYFYAVFATSEIYLLAAMAYDRYVAICSPLLYGVVMSPGLCTCLVAGSYLAGMLNAVIHTSTLLQLSFCGPHIINNFYCDAPPLFVLSSTDTWLNEVVVFVFVGFNLTTTNLLIITSYTRIAVTIVRMRSAEGRRKACSTCASHLAAVLILYVSFFLMYLRPSSSSAVDEDKWPSVFSTVVIPLSNPLIYSLRNKEVKAALRRLLRRTMCP; encoded by the coding sequence ATGGCGGATGAGAACTGCACCAGGGTGACCCACTTCACCCTTGCAGGACTCACAGAGCACCCACGCCTGAAGCCTGTCCTCTTcgccctcttcctgggcacctacaCGCTGACCCTAGTGGGAAACCTCGGCAtcatcgtgctggtcagggtcagcccccaactccacacccccatgtactttttcctcagtaacttgtccttcttagacatttgctattcctgcaccatcagccccaaaatgctgttggacctttcagaaaaacacaaagccatttcttttgctggctgcCTCATGCAGTTTTACTTTTATGCTGTTTTTGCCACGTCTGAGATCTACCTTCTGGCTGccatggcgtatgaccgctacgtggccatctgcagccccctgctctaCGGGGTTGTCATGTCTCCTGGACTCTGCACGTGCCTGGTTGCCGGGTCCTACCTTGCAGGGATGCTGAATGCCGTCATACACACGAGCACCttgctccagctctccttctgTGGTCCTCACATCATCAATAACTTCTACTGTGATGCGCCCCCATTGTTTGTTCTCTCCTCCACTGACACATGGCTCAACGAGGTTGTggtttttgtgtttgtgggcttcaaCCTGACCACCACCAACCTGCTCATCATCACCTCCTACACCCGTATTGCGGTGACCATCGTGAGGATGCGCTCTGCTGAAGGCAGGCGCAAAGCCTgctccacctgtgcctcccacctagCGGCTGTCCTGATTCTCTATGTGAGTTTTTTCCTCATGTACCTACGGCCCAGCTCTAGTTCAGCAGTTGATGAAGATAAGTGGCCTTCAGTTTTCTCTACGGTAGTGATACCTTTGTCAAATCCTCTGATTTACAGCCTGAGAAACAAGGAGGTGAAGGCTGCTCTGAGGAGACTTCTGAGGAGGACAATGTGCCCatga
- the LOC136991865 gene encoding olfactory receptor 5G9-like — MVENCTEAIEFIPEGFSDCLQLQIPLLLVFLVSYVVTLVGNLGMIFLIGVDPQLHTPTYFFLSHLSLVDLCCSSVVTPQVLANFFAQQKAISLLHDPLLLLTKGHQQAGAFHPSFVLGTLSSGVILVSYTYTLTAILKIRSIKGRRKAFSTCTSHLDAVILFFGTFFFIYVCPSSRFSEEEGKVAAVLYTMVIPMLNPFLYSLRNKEVKAALGRLMQRRKFS, encoded by the exons ATGGTAGAAAACTGCACAGAAGCAATAGAGTTCATTCCTGAGGGGTTTTCAGACTGCCTGCAACTGCAGATTCCCCTTCTCTTGGTTTTCCTGGTGAGCTACGTCGTCACATTAGTGGGGAATCTCGGGATGATCTTTCTAATAGGGGTTGACCCTCAACTTCACACCCCCACGTACTTCTTCCTCAGTCACCTGTCCCttgtagacctctgctgctcctcCGTGGTCACCCCCCAGGTGCTGGCCAATTTCTTTGCTCAGCAGAAAGCCATTTCACTTCTGCA TGATCCCCTGCTCCTCCTCACAAAAGGGCACCAACAAGCTGGTGCTTTTCACCCTTCCTTCGTACTTGGCACGCTGAGCAGCGGCGTTATCCTTGTCTCCTACACATACACCCTCACAGCCATCCTGAAGATCCGCTCCATCAAGGGCCGGCGCAAAGCTTTCAGCACATGCACTTCCCACCTGGATGCAGTCATTTTGTTCTTTGGGACATTCTTCTTTATTTATGTGTGCCCCAGCTCCCGCTTCTCAGAGGAAGAAGGCAAAGTGGCTGCTGTGCTCTACACCATGGTGATCCCCATGCTGAACCCCTTCctctacagcctgaggaacaaggaggtgaagGCTGCGCTAGGGAGGCTGATGCAGAGGAGGAAGTTTTCTTAG
- the LOC136991863 gene encoding LOW QUALITY PROTEIN: olfactory receptor 5J3-like (The sequence of the model RefSeq protein was modified relative to this genomic sequence to represent the inferred CDS: deleted 1 base in 1 codon), producing the protein MVDENCTRVTHFTLAGLTEHPHLKPVLFALFLRTYMLTLVGNLGIIVLVRVSPQLHTPMYFFLSNLSFLDICYSCTIISPKMLLDLSEKHKAISFAGCLMQFYFYAFFVTSEVYLLAAMAYDRYVAICSSLLYGVVMSPGLCTCLVAGCYLAGLLNAVAHTSGLIQLSFCGPHVINNFYCDVPPLLVLSSTDTWLNEVVMFVFVGFNVITTNLLIIASYTHIAVTIVRMRSAEGRRKACSTCASHLAAVTIFFVSAAFNYMQPSSMNSMESKKISSIFYSIIIPMLNPLIYSLRNKEVKHATINIIRRKVYF; encoded by the exons ATGGTGGATGAGAACTGCACCAGGGTGACCCACTTCACCCTCGCAGGACTCACAGAGCACCCACACTTGAAGCCCGTCCTCTTTGCCCTCTTCCTGCGCACCTACATGCTGACCCTAGTGGGAAACCTCGGCAtcatcgtgctggtcagggtcagcccccagctccacacccccatgtactttttcctcagtaacttGTCCTTCTTAGACATTTGCTATTCCTGCACTATC ATCAGCCCCAAAATGCTGTtggacctttcagaaaaacacaaagccatttcttttgctggctgcCTCATGCAGTTTTACTTCTATGCTTTTTTTGTAACGTCTGAAGTTTACCTTCTGGCTGccatggcgtatgaccgctacgtggccatctgtaGCTCCCTGCTCTACGGGGTCGTCATGTCTCCTGGACTCTGCACGTGCCTGGTTGCTGGGTGCTACCTCGCGGGGCTGCTGAATGCTGTTGCACACACGAGTGGCTTGATCCAGCTCTCCTTCTGTGGCCCTCACGTCATCAATAACTTCTACTGTGATGTGCCCCCATTGCTTGTTCTCTCCTCCACTGACACGTGGCTCAACGAGGttgtgatgtttgtgtttgtgggcttcaaCGTGATCACCACCAACCTGCTCATCATCGCCTCTTATACCCACATTGCAGTGACCATCGTGAGGATGCGCTCTGCTGAAGGCAGGCGCAAAGCCTgctccacctgtgcctcccacctagCAGCCGTCACCATCTTCTTTGTATCTGCTGCTTTCAATTACATGCAACCCAGTTCCATGAACTCAATGGAGAGCAAGAAAATTTCATCCATCTTTTATAGCATTATAATCCCCATGCTgaatcccttgatttacagtctgaggaacaaggaggtgaagCATGCCACAATCAATATTATCAGGAGGAAAGTGTACTTCTGA
- the LOC136991862 gene encoding olfactory receptor 2D2-like — MAEENQSIVTEFIFQGLSSQPRTQTVLFVVFLFFYLFTVVGNTMIITVIRASPQLQSPMYFFLANLSFLDICYVSTNIPQMLVNLLTKRMTISFPGCAAQMCFSLAFGITECVLLAVMAYDRYVAICQPLHYTTVMNRKLCSHMVVASWTGSLLSSMVINSLVLRLPFCGPNTVNHYFCEVPAMLALACADIALTEMVVFIFSILVVFIPFLLIIISYGRILLTILQIQPAHGQSKAFSTCGSHLMVVTIFYGTEICMYMHPKSRSPRDGDKVVAVFYTIVAPMLNPLIYSLRNKDMKCALRRAISRPKSLFV, encoded by the coding sequence ATGGCCGAGGAAAACCAAAGCATAGTGACAGAATTCAtctttcaaggcctttccagccAACCAAGGACACAGACTGTTCTTTTCGTAGTGTTCCTGTTTTTTTATCTGTTCACAGTGGTTGGGAACACCATGATCATTACAGTGATCAGAGCCAGTCCCCAGCTGCAGtcacccatgtactttttccttgcCAACCTATCCTTCTTAGACATCTGCTATGTCTCCACCAACATCCCGCAGATGCTGGTGAACCTCTTGACCAAGAGGATGACCATTTCTttccctggctgtgctgctcagaTGTGTTTCTCCCTGGCTTTTGGCATAACAGAGTGCGTCTTGCTtgcagtcatggcctatgaccggtACGTGGCAATATGTCAGCCCTTGCACTATACCACTGTCATGAACAGGAAGCTTTGCTCTCACATGGTCGTGGCTTCCTGGACCGGCAGCCTGCTGAGCTCCATGGTCATCAACAGCCTCGTCTTGAGGCTGCCCTTCTGTGGGCCTAACACCGTGAACCATTACTTCTGCGaagtgccagccatgctggcctTGGCCTGTGCCGACATTGCCCTCACAGAGATGGTGGTCTTCATCTTCAGCATCCTCGTCGTCTTCATCCCCTTTCTCCTGATCATCATCTCTTATGGCCGAATTCTTCTGACCATTTTGCAGATTCAGCCTGCCCATGGGCAatccaaagccttctccacctgtggaTCCCACCTGATGGTGGTCACCATATTCTACGGGACAGAAATCTGCATGTACATGCATCCTAAGTCAAGGTCCCCACGGGACGGGGACAAAGTGGTGGCAGTGTTTTACACTATTGTGGCCCCCATGCTGAACCCCCTGATCTACAGCCTCAGGAACAAGGACATGAAGTGTGCTTTGAGAAGGGCAATCAGTAGACCCAAATCCCTGTTTGTCTGA